Proteins encoded in a region of the Pyxidicoccus trucidator genome:
- the tssI gene encoding type VI secretion system tip protein VgrG produces the protein MRTDLPAFTLRVGALGAEVLAVSEVSGTEGVSRLFDFQVDFFTKDGEPLGLADFIGKDALLTLAVREGSPRYVHGQVREVESLGVKTGRRRYRAHVVPKLWRLSRVHRSRIFQNQSVPDILKAVLGEGGVEVRLALSASYAPREYCVQYRESDFAFVSRLMEWEGIFYFFEHTDAGHTLVLGDKPSAHVPLPQGQALPLRPRMGKEAVDGEFVYALEVVHRLRPGAVHLKDFDFEKPALDISGRGKAPEGMRALEIYDYPAGYVAPGVGRSAAGVRVEAVAMSGRTLSGDAIAPRLTPGYVLELDAPEDGTFAGEYLITEVVHSGVQPDVSGGSESLQGLYRSQFHLLPKAVPFRPRRLTPLPQIAGPQTATVTGPAGEEIHTDAHGRIKVRFHWDREGKGDEKSSCWVRVGQPWGGPAWGDVWLPRIGQEVIVRFLEGDPDRPLVAGAVYNGTNTTPYALPDEKTKSTRKSASSLGSNGFNEVRIEDSASEEAVFTHAQKDEDLLTENDKDQRVRGYEDLRVKKDRKRTVEGNHELRVETDDMGAVEGNHTFRVRKHRDTMTQGSHDESVEGNQAMTVGKGLTTSIAQGAMENVALAKATTIGGAYSVNVALACNEATGGAKTEQVGGLKAVDVVGFQQETVAGDKQLQVGGNDWVEGDGSATLTIGEDWEVHADEGMHLRIDGAQSLQAKSFELKAEKLTIVVNDRVALQVEQSGRVQLFGRTILVEEK, from the coding sequence GTGCGGACGGACCTACCGGCGTTCACGCTGCGGGTTGGGGCGCTCGGAGCCGAGGTGCTGGCCGTCTCAGAGGTTTCCGGCACGGAGGGCGTCAGCCGGCTGTTCGACTTCCAGGTCGACTTTTTCACGAAGGACGGCGAGCCGCTGGGGCTGGCGGACTTCATCGGCAAGGACGCGCTGCTGACGCTGGCGGTGCGCGAAGGCAGCCCGCGCTATGTGCACGGCCAGGTGCGTGAGGTGGAGTCGCTGGGGGTGAAGACGGGCCGGCGCCGCTACCGGGCCCACGTGGTGCCGAAGCTGTGGCGCCTGTCGCGGGTGCACAGGAGCCGCATCTTCCAGAACCAGAGCGTGCCCGACATCCTCAAGGCCGTGCTGGGCGAGGGAGGGGTGGAGGTGCGGCTGGCGCTGTCCGCGAGCTACGCGCCGCGCGAGTACTGCGTGCAGTACCGCGAGAGTGACTTCGCCTTCGTCAGCCGCCTCATGGAGTGGGAGGGCATCTTCTACTTCTTCGAGCACACGGACGCGGGCCACACGCTGGTGCTGGGCGACAAGCCCAGCGCGCACGTGCCGCTGCCGCAGGGCCAGGCGCTGCCCTTGCGCCCGCGCATGGGCAAGGAAGCGGTGGACGGCGAGTTCGTCTACGCGCTGGAGGTGGTGCACCGGCTGCGGCCCGGCGCGGTGCACCTGAAGGACTTCGACTTCGAGAAGCCCGCCCTGGACATCTCCGGCAGGGGCAAGGCGCCCGAGGGCATGAGGGCGCTCGAAATCTACGACTACCCGGCCGGCTACGTGGCCCCGGGCGTGGGCAGGTCCGCGGCGGGAGTGCGCGTGGAAGCGGTGGCCATGAGTGGACGAACCCTATCGGGAGATGCCATCGCGCCACGTCTGACACCTGGCTACGTGCTGGAGCTGGACGCGCCGGAGGACGGCACCTTCGCGGGCGAGTACCTCATCACCGAGGTGGTGCACTCGGGCGTGCAGCCGGACGTGTCGGGCGGCAGCGAGTCCCTGCAGGGGCTCTATCGCAGCCAGTTCCACCTGCTGCCCAAGGCGGTGCCCTTCCGGCCGCGCCGGCTGACGCCGCTGCCTCAAATCGCCGGCCCGCAGACGGCCACGGTGACGGGCCCGGCGGGCGAGGAAATCCACACCGACGCGCACGGCCGCATCAAGGTGCGGTTCCACTGGGACCGGGAGGGCAAGGGGGACGAGAAGTCCTCGTGCTGGGTGCGCGTGGGCCAGCCGTGGGGCGGTCCGGCCTGGGGCGACGTGTGGCTGCCGCGCATCGGCCAGGAAGTGATTGTGCGCTTCCTGGAGGGAGACCCGGACCGGCCGCTGGTGGCGGGGGCCGTCTACAACGGCACCAACACGACGCCGTACGCGCTGCCGGACGAGAAGACGAAGTCCACGCGCAAGAGCGCCTCCAGCCTGGGCAGCAACGGCTTCAACGAGGTGCGGATTGAAGACTCCGCGAGCGAGGAGGCGGTCTTCACCCACGCGCAGAAGGACGAGGACCTGCTCACGGAGAACGACAAGGACCAGCGGGTGCGCGGGTACGAGGACCTGCGGGTGAAGAAGGACCGCAAGCGCACGGTAGAGGGGAACCATGAGTTGCGCGTCGAGACGGACGACATGGGCGCGGTGGAGGGGAATCATACGTTCCGGGTGCGGAAGCACCGGGACACCATGACGCAGGGCAGCCACGACGAGTCGGTCGAAGGTAACCAGGCCATGACGGTGGGGAAGGGGCTCACGACGAGTATTGCCCAGGGTGCCATGGAGAACGTGGCCCTGGCGAAGGCCACCACCATTGGCGGGGCCTACAGCGTCAACGTGGCACTGGCCTGCAACGAGGCCACGGGCGGGGCGAAGACGGAGCAGGTGGGGGGACTCAAGGCGGTGGACGTGGTGGGCTTCCAGCAGGAAACCGTCGCGGGAGACAAGCAACTCCAGGTGGGCGGCAACGACTGGGTGGAAGGGGATGGCTCCGCCACGTTGACCATCGGTGAGGACTGGGAGGTTCACGCCGATGAGGGCATGCACCTGCGTATCGACGGTGCGCAGTCCTTGCAGGCGAAGTCCTTCGAGTTGAAGGCAGAGAAGCTCACCATCGTCGTCAACGATAGGGTGGCGCTCCAGGTGGAGCAGTCCGGTCGGGTCCAGCTCTTCGGTCGCACCATCCTCGTCGAGGAGAAGTAG
- the mmsA gene encoding CoA-acylating methylmalonate-semialdehyde dehydrogenase, translated as MDRTSSRSAWGVRVSFIQLPESVVPCRNLVGGEWQVPHGAPLLDVRSPYTGTVIGRVPLTPAAGVAQAVEAARPAAALWRSTPLRERTQHLLRFRQLLERDLDRLANLAASEAGKTVAEGRAGLLKGMEVCDFALSLQNLDTGGHMEVSRGVTCELRREPLGIVAGITPFNFPAMVPMWMFPIAVTLGNAFILKPSEKVPLTATALGELMCEAGFPPGVFSVVHGGKEAVDALVAHPDVQAIAFVGSSAVARHLYAEGCKRGKRVLALGSAKNHVIVVPDADPELTPQSVVDSFTGCAGQRCMAASVLLAVGDVEPLLKEIIRRAERLAPGPGMGALIDRGAVDRLETAIARAEAEGAKVVLDGRGKRPSGEVWVGGNWLGPTVIDGVRPEMEAAKRELFGPVLSIIRVPTLSAALELENASPYGNAASIFTTNGAVAQAVVEGVRAGMVGVNVGVPVPREPFSFGGTGDSRFGHGDITGPSSLDFWTQLKKVTRKWSARTDGSWMS; from the coding sequence ATGGATCGCACCTCATCACGCTCCGCCTGGGGGGTGCGCGTGTCCTTCATCCAGCTACCTGAGAGCGTTGTTCCTTGTCGAAATCTGGTGGGAGGCGAGTGGCAGGTGCCACATGGCGCGCCCTTGCTCGACGTACGCAGCCCGTACACGGGCACCGTCATCGGCCGAGTGCCACTGACGCCCGCGGCCGGAGTCGCCCAGGCCGTGGAGGCCGCCCGGCCCGCCGCTGCCCTGTGGCGCTCCACGCCGCTGCGTGAGCGCACCCAGCATCTCCTCCGCTTCCGCCAGCTCCTGGAGCGCGACCTCGACCGGCTGGCGAATCTCGCTGCCAGCGAGGCCGGCAAGACGGTGGCGGAGGGGCGCGCCGGCCTGCTCAAGGGCATGGAGGTCTGCGACTTCGCGCTGTCCCTGCAGAACCTCGACACCGGCGGCCACATGGAGGTCAGCCGCGGCGTCACCTGCGAGCTGCGCCGCGAGCCGCTCGGCATCGTCGCCGGAATCACTCCGTTCAACTTCCCGGCCATGGTTCCGATGTGGATGTTCCCCATCGCCGTCACGCTGGGCAACGCCTTCATCCTCAAGCCCTCCGAGAAGGTGCCGCTCACGGCGACCGCGCTCGGCGAGCTGATGTGCGAGGCCGGCTTCCCGCCCGGTGTCTTCTCCGTCGTGCACGGCGGGAAGGAGGCGGTGGACGCGCTGGTGGCCCACCCGGACGTGCAGGCCATTGCCTTCGTGGGCTCGTCCGCCGTCGCGCGGCACCTGTACGCGGAGGGCTGCAAGCGCGGCAAGCGCGTGCTCGCCCTGGGCAGCGCGAAGAACCACGTCATCGTCGTCCCCGACGCGGACCCGGAGCTCACCCCGCAGTCCGTCGTCGACTCCTTCACCGGCTGCGCGGGCCAGCGCTGCATGGCCGCCAGCGTGCTGCTGGCCGTCGGTGACGTGGAGCCGCTGCTGAAGGAAATCATCCGCCGCGCCGAGCGGCTCGCGCCAGGCCCCGGCATGGGCGCCCTCATCGACCGGGGCGCGGTGGACCGGCTGGAGACGGCCATCGCCCGCGCGGAGGCCGAGGGGGCGAAGGTGGTGCTCGACGGGCGAGGCAAGCGGCCCTCCGGCGAGGTGTGGGTCGGCGGCAACTGGCTGGGGCCCACCGTCATCGACGGCGTGCGCCCGGAGATGGAGGCCGCGAAGCGCGAGCTGTTCGGCCCGGTGCTGTCCATCATCCGCGTGCCGACGCTGTCCGCCGCGCTGGAACTCGAGAACGCGTCGCCCTACGGCAACGCGGCGTCCATCTTCACCACCAACGGCGCGGTGGCGCAGGCGGTGGTGGAGGGCGTGCGCGCCGGCATGGTGGGCGTCAACGTGGGCGTCCCGGTGCCGCGTGAGCCCTTCTCGTTTGGCGGTACCGGTGACTCGCGCTTCGGCCATGGCGACATCACCGGTCCGTCCAGCCTCGATTTCTGGACGCAGCTGAAGAAGGTCACCCGCAAGTGGTCGGCTCGCACCGACGGCTCGTGGATGAGCTGA
- a CDS encoding GTP cyclohydrolase II — MADKKPVNHIRLTSHPDGDSVAIRWGDAEPLRRGPVVATLTEPAHRNVIGTHSGAYSVYRALAVAAGQLPQDHKADLKNTAPAAQVGPYPSWSNPERIVSLDPWGAIAPQVFRAFSEQDVDFRPTIAVTKAHINLPEIRDAIEAGRLKPDGDLLAANGDVKVTKAAVEPVWYLPGIAKRFGLTESALRRGLFEQTGGMFPELITRPDLHVFLPPIGGLTLYVFGEIATLADKEVPLAVRVHDECNGSDVFGSDICTCRPYLAHGIEECVRSAQNGGAGLIVYLRKEGRALGEVTKFLVYNARKRQEGGDSAATYFHRTECVAGVQDMRFQELMPDVLHWLGITRIHRFVSMSDMKHDAITRSGIEILERVPIPEDLIPADAKVEMEAKKAAGYFTKGPVADAATLAQVKGRGLDV, encoded by the coding sequence ATGGCAGACAAGAAGCCCGTCAACCATATCCGTCTCACCTCGCACCCGGATGGGGACAGCGTCGCCATCCGCTGGGGAGACGCCGAGCCGCTGCGCCGCGGCCCCGTGGTGGCCACCCTCACCGAGCCCGCGCACCGCAACGTCATCGGCACCCACTCCGGGGCGTACTCCGTCTACCGCGCGCTCGCCGTGGCCGCCGGCCAGCTCCCGCAGGACCACAAGGCGGACCTCAAGAACACCGCGCCCGCCGCGCAGGTGGGGCCGTACCCGTCCTGGAGCAACCCCGAGCGCATCGTCTCGCTGGACCCGTGGGGCGCGATTGCGCCGCAGGTCTTCCGCGCCTTCTCGGAGCAGGACGTCGACTTCCGGCCCACCATCGCCGTCACCAAGGCGCACATCAACCTGCCGGAGATTCGCGACGCGATTGAGGCGGGGCGCCTGAAGCCGGATGGCGACCTGCTCGCGGCCAATGGCGACGTCAAGGTGACGAAGGCCGCGGTGGAGCCGGTGTGGTACCTGCCGGGCATCGCGAAGCGCTTCGGGCTGACGGAGAGCGCGCTGCGCCGCGGCCTCTTCGAGCAGACGGGCGGCATGTTCCCGGAGCTGATTACCCGCCCGGACCTGCACGTCTTCCTGCCGCCCATCGGCGGGCTCACGCTGTATGTCTTTGGCGAAATCGCGACGCTGGCGGACAAGGAAGTCCCGCTGGCGGTGCGCGTGCATGACGAGTGCAACGGCTCGGACGTGTTCGGCAGCGACATCTGCACGTGCCGGCCGTACCTGGCGCACGGAATCGAGGAGTGCGTGCGCTCCGCGCAGAACGGCGGCGCGGGCCTCATCGTCTACCTGCGCAAGGAGGGCCGCGCGCTGGGCGAGGTGACGAAGTTCCTCGTCTACAACGCGCGCAAGCGGCAGGAGGGCGGCGACTCGGCGGCCACCTACTTCCATCGCACCGAGTGCGTGGCCGGCGTCCAGGACATGCGCTTCCAGGAGCTGATGCCGGACGTGCTGCACTGGCTGGGCATCACCCGCATCCACCGCTTCGTGTCCATGAGCGACATGAAGCACGACGCGATTACCCGCTCGGGCATCGAAATCCTGGAGCGCGTGCCGATTCCGGAGGACCTCATCCCCGCCGACGCCAAGGTGGAGATGGAGGCGAAGAAGGCGGCGGGCTACTTCACCAAGGGTCCCGTCGCGGACGCGGCCACGCTGGCGCAGGTGAAGGGACGGGGGCTCGATGTCTGA
- a CDS encoding DUF1688 family protein: MSDNSLARADVSPAVAWLRTPAAIRERCHQLLDLGLAGRLAHFRVEPARLPAVVDRVLEVTRELYPNLDIPLHSRWGHFDAGGVKRVEELDERLKDASPQERARAKLDLVVVSVLLDAGSGPKWRYRERGGGTWARSEGLAVASFRMFMDGVFSSDPDRPLRADAEALGRLTRESLAQGMQVSESNPLDGLEGRLHLLHGLAKVLPRPGALFDIITAQRRGVRASELLGLVLEVLGPIWPGRVMVDAVNLGDVWPHSALGPVESVDALVPFHKLSQWLTYSLVEPLAEAGVVVSELDGLTGLPEYRNGGLFVDLGVLVPRDTKITTVALHPGDEPIVEWRALTVALLDRVAALVRGRLGMNAEELPLAKVLQGGTWTAGRRVAAELRPGGVPPIRVDSDGTVF; this comes from the coding sequence ATGTCTGACAACTCGCTGGCGAGGGCGGACGTCTCTCCGGCCGTGGCGTGGCTGCGCACGCCGGCCGCCATCCGCGAGCGGTGCCACCAGTTGCTCGACTTGGGGCTCGCCGGCCGGCTGGCGCACTTCCGCGTGGAGCCCGCGCGGCTGCCGGCGGTGGTGGACCGGGTGCTGGAGGTGACGCGGGAGCTGTACCCGAACCTGGACATTCCCCTGCACAGCCGCTGGGGCCACTTCGACGCGGGCGGCGTGAAGCGCGTGGAGGAGCTGGATGAGCGGCTGAAGGACGCGTCGCCGCAGGAGCGGGCCCGGGCGAAGCTGGACCTGGTGGTGGTGAGCGTGCTGCTGGACGCGGGCAGCGGGCCGAAGTGGCGCTACCGCGAGCGCGGCGGCGGCACGTGGGCGCGCTCCGAGGGCCTGGCGGTGGCCAGCTTCCGCATGTTCATGGACGGCGTCTTCTCCTCGGACCCGGACCGGCCGCTGCGCGCGGACGCGGAGGCGCTGGGCCGGCTCACCCGCGAGTCGCTCGCGCAGGGGATGCAGGTATCGGAGTCCAACCCGCTGGACGGGCTGGAGGGACGGCTGCACCTGCTGCACGGGCTGGCGAAGGTGCTGCCCCGGCCGGGCGCGCTGTTCGACATCATCACCGCGCAGCGGCGCGGCGTGCGGGCCTCGGAGCTGCTGGGGCTGGTGCTGGAGGTGCTGGGCCCCATCTGGCCGGGCCGCGTCATGGTGGACGCGGTGAACCTGGGCGACGTGTGGCCGCACTCGGCGCTGGGCCCGGTGGAGAGCGTGGACGCGCTGGTGCCCTTCCACAAGCTGTCGCAGTGGCTGACGTACTCGCTGGTGGAGCCGCTGGCGGAGGCCGGCGTGGTGGTGTCGGAGCTGGACGGCCTCACCGGCCTGCCCGAGTACCGCAACGGGGGCCTCTTCGTGGACCTGGGGGTGCTGGTGCCCCGGGACACGAAAATCACCACGGTGGCGCTGCACCCGGGCGACGAGCCGATTGTGGAGTGGCGCGCGCTGACGGTGGCGCTGCTCGACAGGGTGGCGGCGCTGGTGCGCGGCCGGCTGGGGATGAACGCCGAGGAGCTGCCGCTGGCGAAGGTGCTCCAGGGCGGGACGTGGACGGCGGGACGGCGGGTGGCGGCGGAGCTGCGGCCTGGCGGTGTGCCGCCCATCCGCGTGGACAGTGACGGCACGGTGTTCTGA
- the upp gene encoding uracil phosphoribosyltransferase yields the protein MQFPNCTVVDHPLVKHKLTLMRRAETSTASFRALLQEISLLLAYEAFRDLKLRDEEIQTPMATMMAPVLDGKKLVLVAIMRAGQGILDGMLQLVPSARVGHIGLYRDPETLAAVEYYYRVPGQLADRDVVVCDPMLATGNSAVAALQRLKKSKPGSVRFVCLLASPEGLMNLREHHPDVHVYTAAVDEKLDEHGYIIPGLGDAGDRLFGTK from the coding sequence ATGCAATTCCCGAACTGCACGGTGGTGGACCATCCGCTGGTGAAGCACAAGCTGACGCTGATGCGGCGGGCGGAGACGAGCACTGCCTCCTTCCGCGCCCTGCTCCAGGAAATCTCGCTGCTGCTGGCCTACGAGGCCTTCCGGGACTTGAAGCTGCGCGATGAGGAAATCCAGACGCCGATGGCGACGATGATGGCGCCGGTGCTGGATGGGAAGAAGCTGGTGCTGGTGGCCATCATGCGCGCGGGGCAGGGCATCCTGGACGGGATGCTGCAGCTGGTGCCGTCCGCGCGCGTGGGGCACATCGGCCTGTACCGAGACCCGGAGACGCTGGCGGCGGTGGAGTACTACTACCGGGTGCCGGGCCAGCTGGCGGACCGCGACGTGGTGGTGTGCGACCCGATGCTGGCCACGGGCAACTCGGCGGTGGCGGCGCTCCAGCGGCTGAAGAAGAGCAAGCCCGGCTCGGTGCGCTTCGTGTGTCTGCTGGCGAGCCCGGAAGGGCTGATGAACCTGCGCGAGCACCACCCGGACGTGCACGTGTACACGGCCGCGGTGGACGAGAAGCTCGACGAGCACGGGTACATCATCCCGGGCCTCGGTGACGCGGGCGACCGGCTGTTCGGGACGAAGTAG
- a CDS encoding MXAN_0125 family MYXO-CTERM protein, producing the protein MRRMCLQARGVAAWLGFVGVLGFSGAAWAKEPLGCFVQNPRLSPADSCLTVTSSENRQAVLVGNNCDVPVTLTEVPLQDDACRLTGCTAQLESGQQAFFSYSEVQRLSQDVSMQDSYRVKIGDGEEQTLTLFADIRCSTFPSDDEGCAAAPGALAALGVMLLAVPVVRRRRRG; encoded by the coding sequence ATGCGTCGGATGTGTCTTCAGGCCCGGGGTGTAGCGGCGTGGCTCGGGTTCGTGGGAGTGCTGGGGTTCTCGGGAGCGGCGTGGGCGAAGGAGCCGCTTGGCTGCTTCGTGCAGAACCCGCGCCTGAGTCCCGCTGACTCGTGCCTCACCGTCACCTCCAGTGAGAACCGCCAGGCCGTCTTGGTAGGGAACAACTGCGATGTGCCCGTGACGCTGACGGAGGTGCCGCTTCAGGATGACGCGTGCCGGCTGACGGGCTGCACTGCGCAGCTCGAGTCCGGGCAACAGGCCTTCTTCTCCTACAGCGAAGTCCAGCGGCTGAGCCAGGATGTCTCCATGCAGGACTCCTACCGCGTGAAGATTGGCGACGGTGAGGAGCAGACCCTGACCCTGTTCGCGGACATCCGGTGTTCGACCTTCCCGTCGGATGACGAGGGCTGTGCCGCGGCTCCCGGCGCGCTGGCCGCGCTGGGGGTGATGCTCCTGGCGGTGCCGGTGGTGCGCAGGCGGCGGCGCGGCTGA
- a CDS encoding RluA family pseudouridine synthase: MSEAPPPAGLTYFEPRPALSELPARLASPFDPSPPHPLARRAAEALQARLLRGDLTGFDVGVLDAPGGGKMFGVLVVAAGDGRLGYLCAFSGMLGGSWHVEGFAPPLFDPVSRDTFWPEGQAELRELELRRADPREPDAGRAEVEHLRAERSRQLWRRLTDSYVLPNARGERQSLTALFEPEAPPGGAGDCAAPKLFAWAYQHRLRPVALAEFWWGALPVKGERLTGGYYPACQGKCGKVLPYMLEGLAVDPAPPGSTGPMPLEEPRLVFEDAWLLVVDKPAGLPSAPGRHAPQRDSVLVRFQQRAPEASKLAVVHALDTEASGILLLAKDAETLAALRRQLARREADLRHVAWLDGAVTGDHGVIELLLRSDVDEQLRHLVDPAHGKRAVTEWRVTQRADARTRVTLLPRTRLTHQLRAHVAHPLGLDAPIIGDTLYGRDDTRLMLHAEALAFAHPRTGERLEFESRPPF, from the coding sequence GTGAGCGAGGCGCCCCCGCCAGCAGGCCTGACGTACTTCGAGCCCCGGCCCGCTCTGTCCGAGCTGCCGGCACGGCTCGCGAGTCCGTTCGACCCGAGCCCTCCGCATCCACTCGCGCGCCGTGCCGCCGAGGCGCTGCAAGCGCGGCTACTGAGGGGAGACCTCACAGGCTTCGACGTGGGAGTCCTCGACGCACCCGGTGGCGGGAAGATGTTCGGGGTGCTGGTCGTCGCGGCGGGGGACGGCCGCCTCGGCTACCTGTGCGCGTTCTCCGGCATGCTCGGTGGAAGCTGGCACGTCGAGGGCTTCGCGCCGCCGCTGTTCGACCCCGTGTCGCGCGACACGTTCTGGCCTGAAGGGCAGGCGGAGCTGCGCGAGCTGGAATTGCGCCGCGCGGACCCGAGGGAGCCCGACGCGGGCCGTGCGGAAGTCGAGCACCTGCGCGCGGAGCGCTCGCGCCAGCTCTGGCGGCGGCTCACGGACAGCTACGTCCTCCCGAACGCGCGGGGGGAACGCCAATCCCTCACGGCCCTGTTCGAGCCCGAGGCGCCTCCAGGCGGAGCGGGAGACTGCGCCGCGCCCAAGCTCTTCGCCTGGGCGTATCAGCATCGCCTGAGGCCCGTAGCGCTCGCGGAGTTCTGGTGGGGTGCGCTGCCAGTGAAGGGCGAGCGACTCACGGGTGGGTACTACCCGGCCTGTCAGGGCAAGTGCGGGAAGGTGTTGCCGTACATGCTGGAAGGGCTGGCCGTGGACCCGGCGCCGCCCGGGAGCACGGGCCCCATGCCGCTGGAGGAGCCACGGCTCGTGTTCGAGGACGCGTGGCTGCTCGTGGTGGACAAGCCGGCCGGGCTGCCCTCCGCGCCCGGCCGCCATGCGCCGCAGCGGGACTCGGTGCTCGTCCGCTTCCAGCAGCGGGCGCCGGAGGCGTCGAAGCTCGCGGTCGTGCATGCGCTCGACACCGAAGCCTCCGGGATCCTGCTCCTGGCGAAGGACGCGGAGACACTGGCGGCACTGCGCCGGCAACTGGCGCGCCGTGAGGCGGACCTGCGCCACGTGGCCTGGCTCGACGGAGCGGTGACCGGAGACCACGGCGTCATCGAGCTACTGCTCCGTTCGGACGTGGATGAGCAACTCCGGCACCTCGTGGACCCGGCCCACGGCAAGCGCGCGGTGACGGAGTGGCGCGTCACCCAGCGGGCCGACGCCCGGACCCGCGTCACGCTCCTGCCGCGGACCCGACTCACTCACCAACTCCGAGCCCACGTTGCGCATCCGCTCGGCCTCGACGCTCCCATCATCGGTGACACGCTGTACGGCCGCGATGACACACGGCTGATGCTCCACGCCGAGGCGTTGGCGTTCGCCCATCCACGCACCGGCGAGCGCCTCGAATTCGAGAGCCGCCCGCCGTTCTGA